The following coding sequences lie in one Rickettsiella endosymbiont of Rhagonycha lignosa genomic window:
- the dotA gene encoding type IVB secretion system protein DotA, with the protein MRKFLLTSFLYLFPSLLLADTLSLTPPSTDLSMSYLATIFGVVDGVLHGTGSQILGTMFGTFNSIILVMASIVLSYVLFTSILNTSHEGEFLGKKWSSIWIPLRTVGGIGLLLPKATGYSFIQILVMWVVVQGVGAADEVWNVTLNYINRNGTIIEPIQSLDPKKGANNTFLINKAGSILKSEVCMLAVHNALANQYYNTDPNEKVVVPDFLSSLTVTGKGPDGKNTGRPIDYTKDTGGYFTFPGKLSGAFANLEGMCGRVSWNFIGNKADNGQIDNPANLNANDSASVAMRQMILDLNAQAKSIANTISPLSTTHTLASRIQLDSTSFEPFKNNLVDAGEDYFGIVKPALRSLADDGSKKYKDFINNAKKSGWILAGSYYYNMARLNQSIRKNTGELAISDRIYPEFNPDYDSNTFSQIKDDNVIYNLKNNLPSVGGVIDSYMAAEITRAPNNNNPGDEADPSLPEHPANVNAIGKVVSAILDTIFPRVQDFEKKLADGINNKDMDPIVALASVGNGLVSMVEQVWISLLATMTGLGIVGIAAGFASGFWTVGGAVNAMLAITNLLMLVVPMLTVWMGINFVLGSILSYYVPLIPFFLFAFGSITWFAVVLEAILAAPLVALGITHPEGHDFLGKAEQSIMLLASVFLRPMLMVFGFIFGIILSYVALSVFNHGFSIAVQFLNDYNGDIFAIVYQTAMMAIYAAAVLAIVNRCFSMIYEVPNKVLRWIGGPQESGHEESMLQGIRGQHDRDVGQITQQMPTSQGISESSGGGMQLGRRLREMKQTKADVSSSAPSNGTGGGAAP; encoded by the coding sequence ATGCGTAAGTTTCTATTAACCAGCTTCCTTTACTTATTTCCATCGTTGTTGTTAGCAGACACCTTAAGCTTAACACCTCCTAGCACTGATTTATCGATGTCGTATTTAGCGACTATTTTTGGTGTGGTGGATGGCGTGTTACATGGCACAGGAAGTCAAATTTTAGGAACGATGTTTGGGACGTTTAATTCCATCATATTAGTTATGGCTTCTATAGTATTAAGTTATGTTTTATTTACTTCCATTTTAAATACCTCGCATGAGGGTGAGTTTCTCGGTAAGAAATGGTCGTCAATTTGGATTCCACTGCGAACGGTCGGTGGGATAGGTTTATTATTACCGAAAGCTACCGGTTACTCTTTTATACAAATTCTTGTTATGTGGGTAGTGGTACAAGGTGTTGGTGCTGCGGATGAGGTATGGAATGTCACTTTAAATTATATTAATCGTAACGGAACAATAATTGAGCCCATTCAATCATTGGATCCAAAAAAAGGTGCTAATAATACTTTTTTAATTAATAAAGCGGGTAGTATTCTAAAATCAGAAGTATGTATGTTGGCTGTACATAATGCTTTGGCTAATCAATATTACAACACGGATCCAAATGAAAAGGTTGTAGTGCCTGATTTTTTAAGCTCGCTAACTGTAACAGGTAAAGGGCCGGATGGAAAAAATACAGGGCGACCCATCGATTATACAAAAGATACCGGCGGATATTTTACTTTTCCTGGAAAGTTATCTGGTGCTTTTGCCAATTTAGAAGGTATGTGTGGTAGAGTTTCGTGGAATTTTATTGGCAATAAGGCGGATAATGGACAGATCGATAACCCGGCCAATTTGAATGCCAATGATAGTGCAAGTGTTGCGATGAGACAAATGATCTTAGATTTAAATGCTCAAGCAAAGAGTATTGCTAATACAATATCTCCTCTTTCTACAACGCATACACTTGCTAGCAGAATTCAATTAGATTCGACTAGTTTTGAACCCTTTAAAAATAATTTGGTTGATGCAGGAGAGGATTACTTTGGGATTGTAAAGCCTGCTTTACGTTCTTTAGCGGATGATGGAAGTAAAAAATATAAAGACTTTATTAATAATGCAAAAAAATCAGGTTGGATACTTGCCGGTAGCTATTACTATAATATGGCTCGTTTGAATCAAAGTATTAGAAAAAACACAGGAGAGCTTGCAATTTCCGATAGAATTTATCCTGAGTTTAATCCCGATTATGATTCAAATACCTTTTCTCAGATCAAAGACGATAATGTAATATATAATCTAAAAAATAACTTGCCGAGTGTAGGCGGTGTTATTGATAGTTATATGGCAGCAGAAATAACACGAGCTCCTAACAATAATAATCCTGGTGACGAGGCTGATCCTTCTCTACCAGAGCATCCAGCGAATGTAAATGCAATTGGTAAGGTAGTAAGTGCTATTTTGGATACGATATTTCCTCGAGTGCAGGATTTTGAAAAAAAATTAGCCGATGGAATTAATAATAAAGATATGGATCCCATTGTTGCTTTAGCGTCAGTGGGGAATGGCTTAGTATCTATGGTAGAACAGGTCTGGATATCTCTGTTAGCCACAATGACTGGATTAGGTATTGTAGGTATTGCAGCGGGATTTGCTTCGGGTTTTTGGACAGTCGGGGGTGCAGTGAACGCCATGTTAGCGATTACTAATCTGTTGATGTTGGTAGTTCCCATGCTCACTGTTTGGATGGGGATTAATTTTGTTTTGGGTTCTATTCTTTCCTATTATGTGCCATTAATTCCGTTCTTCCTGTTTGCATTTGGTAGTATTACCTGGTTTGCGGTGGTGTTAGAGGCAATTTTAGCGGCACCCTTAGTGGCATTGGGAATTACGCATCCAGAAGGGCATGACTTTTTGGGTAAAGCGGAACAATCGATCATGCTGCTTGCCAGTGTTTTCTTAAGACCTATGTTAATGGTGTTTGGTTTTATTTTTGGGATTATTTTATCGTATGTTGCCCTTTCAGTATTTAATCACGGGTTTAGTATTGCAGTGCAATTTTTGAATGATTATAACGGCGATATTTTTGCCATTGTTTACCAAACCGCTATGATGGCTATTTATGCGGCGGCGGTGCTAGCCATTGTTAACCGTTGTTTTTCAATGATTTATGAAGTTCCGAATAAAGTACTGCGTTGGATAGGTGGTCCACAGGAAAGTGGCCACGAAGAATCAATGCTACAAGGTATACGTGGTCAGCACGATCGAGATGTTGGACAGATTACCCAACAAATGCCTACAAGCCAGGGCATAAGTGAAAGTTCAGGGGGTGGCATGCAGCTAGGTCGCCGTTTAAGAGAAATGAAACAAACCAAAGCAGACGTATCTAGCTCAGCTCCAAGCAACGGTACCGGTGGGGGGGCTGCACCTTAA
- the icmV gene encoding type IVB secretion system protein IcmV, whose amino-acid sequence MSFFGAIKKIIKPAVDVPKWVDYQQLVKNNRSVFGFIKKFFIPDHAKTQESFEEALIRLKLTTADLMQRSKEFTRLLWIWIFLFFVSVSYSVYLLFYNHSLRGFFPCLGICIIILTQIFRYHFWLFQIKQRRLGCNFRDWFSYQFFNRKKNNA is encoded by the coding sequence GTGAGTTTTTTTGGTGCTATAAAAAAAATAATTAAGCCAGCTGTTGATGTTCCAAAGTGGGTAGACTATCAACAATTGGTAAAAAACAATCGTTCTGTTTTCGGATTCATTAAAAAATTCTTTATTCCTGACCATGCCAAGACACAGGAATCCTTTGAAGAAGCACTGATACGTCTTAAATTAACAACAGCAGATTTAATGCAACGCAGCAAAGAATTTACGCGTTTGCTGTGGATATGGATTTTTCTTTTCTTCGTTAGCGTTAGCTATAGTGTTTATCTCCTCTTCTATAACCACTCTTTGCGGGGATTTTTTCCTTGCCTAGGCATTTGTATTATTATTTTGACGCAAATCTTTCGTTATCATTTTTGGTTATTTCAAATTAAACAGCGTCGTTTAGGTTGTAATTTTCGTGATTGGTTCAGTTATCAATTTTTTAATAGGAAGAAAAATAATGCGTAA
- the icmW gene encoding type IVB secretion system protein IcmW, with translation MPDLTHKGSHLYWKQYQDPLIYRVLCFMESVESWTKDGDTTLEASLLELGKELDDIDKVDLDKLAQQALFIRLGNHLGMSRTLRLLQAIDTSHPGSAAKLLMHAEEVSNGPEDEAGLFLRRNISFERLRLLARVFSQDRLDLVLKALEGE, from the coding sequence ATGCCTGACTTAACTCACAAAGGTTCACACCTCTACTGGAAACAATACCAAGATCCCTTGATCTATAGGGTTCTTTGCTTCATGGAAAGCGTTGAATCTTGGACTAAAGATGGTGATACCACGCTTGAAGCAAGCCTCTTAGAGCTGGGTAAAGAGCTCGATGATATCGATAAAGTTGATCTGGATAAACTTGCTCAACAAGCGTTGTTTATTCGTTTAGGTAATCATTTAGGTATGTCTCGTACCTTGCGTCTACTTCAAGCAATAGACACTTCACATCCAGGTTCTGCCGCTAAATTACTCATGCATGCCGAAGAAGTCAGTAATGGTCCTGAAGATGAAGCAGGCTTATTTTTGCGTAGAAATATTAGCTTTGAACGTTTACGTCTACTCGCTAGAGTGTTT